The proteins below come from a single Chitinophaga pinensis DSM 2588 genomic window:
- the serA gene encoding phosphoglycerate dehydrogenase — protein MDQQKLTSYPKEKINILLLENISDAAAAEFSSAGYANVKRLSGALGEEDLIREVKDVHLLGIRSKTQVTRKVLEAATKLQAVGCFCIGTNQVDLKSARELGVAVFNAPYSNTRSVAELVIGLSIMLIRRIPDKNAAAHDGIWMKEAKGSYELRGKSLGIVGYGNIGSQVSVLAEALGMNVFYYDVETKLPLGNAVQLRSLEALFAQADIISLHVPSTKTTANMINKETLKHTKKGAIFINYARGEVVELDDLKEALVSGQLSGAAIDVFPVEPEKNGAAFSTPLQKLSNVILTPHIGGSTEEAQHNIGLDVSAKMLNYLEKGASFGSHTIPAISVPAVDHTHRILHIHENVPGVLSEINTVLSQNKINILGQYLKTNDAIGYVVLDVDSKLSKEAFALLKDVNHTIKTRLLY, from the coding sequence ATGGATCAGCAAAAGTTGACAAGTTATCCGAAGGAGAAGATCAATATTTTATTGTTGGAAAATATCAGCGATGCCGCGGCAGCGGAGTTTTCATCGGCGGGGTATGCCAACGTAAAAAGATTGTCGGGCGCATTAGGCGAGGAAGATCTGATCCGTGAAGTGAAAGACGTTCATCTGCTGGGTATCCGTTCGAAGACGCAGGTTACCAGGAAAGTGCTGGAAGCTGCTACCAAGTTACAGGCGGTGGGCTGTTTCTGTATCGGTACGAATCAGGTAGATCTGAAGAGTGCCCGTGAGCTGGGTGTGGCTGTATTTAACGCTCCTTATTCCAATACACGTTCTGTAGCGGAACTGGTGATTGGTTTGTCCATTATGCTGATTCGCCGTATTCCGGATAAGAATGCGGCAGCGCATGACGGTATCTGGATGAAGGAAGCAAAAGGCAGTTACGAACTGCGTGGTAAATCACTGGGTATCGTGGGTTATGGTAATATCGGTAGTCAGGTTAGCGTACTGGCCGAGGCGCTGGGTATGAACGTATTCTACTACGATGTGGAAACCAAATTGCCACTGGGTAATGCGGTACAGTTACGTTCACTGGAAGCGCTGTTTGCGCAGGCGGATATTATCTCCCTGCACGTTCCGTCTACCAAGACCACCGCAAACATGATCAATAAAGAAACCCTGAAACATACGAAGAAGGGCGCTATTTTCATCAACTATGCCCGTGGCGAAGTGGTGGAACTGGATGACCTGAAAGAGGCGCTGGTAAGCGGTCAGCTGTCAGGTGCGGCGATTGACGTGTTCCCGGTTGAACCTGAAAAAAATGGTGCGGCATTTTCCACTCCTTTGCAAAAATTATCTAATGTGATTCTGACACCACATATCGGTGGAAGTACAGAAGAGGCACAGCATAATATTGGTCTGGATGTAAGCGCGAAAATGCTGAACTACCTGGAGAAAGGGGCGAGCTTTGGTTCTCATACCATTCCGGCGATCAGTGTACCGGCTGTAGATCATACACACCGTATCCTGCATATTCACGAGAACGTGCCGGGTGTATTGTCAGAGATTAACACTGTATTATCTCAGAATAAGATCAACATCCTGGGGCAGTATCTGAAAACGAATGACGCTATTGGTTATGTGGTGCTGGACGTGGATAGTAAGTTATCCAAAGAAGCATTTGCATTGCTGAAAGATGTGAATCATACTATTAAAACAAGACTACTTTACTAG
- a CDS encoding carbohydrate-binding protein gives MTIHVLRYKRVMQTFALFLLLLTAAFHSQAQTPRFKVIAFYNGTWDAAHISFVQEANRWFPTIAAQYNFSYEATNNWNNLNANFLSQYQVVLFLDDLPSGAAQRAAFQQYMQNGGAWMGFHVCAFTTSASGWSWYHNTFLGSGNFRNNTWGPTSATLKVEDRTHASTLRLPATFTSAVSEWYSWTNDLRNNSNIRILASVDPVSFPLGTDPNQSWTSGYYPIMWTNNNFKMLYANFGHNDMNYSNNTPKSSTFASEIQNRFIIDGLLWLGGVTPGGPAPALPIPGTVQAESFTGMSGIQTEATTDAGGGLNVGYTDAGDWLDYKVNVQTAGTYNVQFRVASETAGGTIELRKDGAILSTAAVPVTGAWQTWTTVSTTATLAAGEQTLRLHIAAGGFNLNWVQFSTTSNPGNNIPVGQIITLRGSNNLYVSGENGTKAMTCERTAPQTWEQFSVWNAGPGKVNLRSMGKYVSSENGLQAITCNRTTAASYEAFDWISNADGTVSLRGNNGLYVSSENGAAAMTCTRPTIDGWEKFNFTIVGPATAAVTLAASRPEDTQKDAQLNVYPNPFGSQLNYTVPAAYASHVATIFDLNGRQVLRSVVKGKQSACFLNTSNLPRGFYILDISSGTYHKRFKIQKAE, from the coding sequence ATGACAATCCACGTCCTCCGTTACAAACGTGTAATGCAAACGTTTGCATTATTCCTTTTGCTGCTGACTGCAGCATTCCATTCACAGGCGCAAACGCCCCGTTTTAAAGTCATTGCATTCTACAATGGCACATGGGACGCCGCACACATTAGCTTTGTACAGGAAGCCAACCGCTGGTTTCCCACCATCGCCGCGCAGTACAATTTCTCCTATGAAGCGACCAACAATTGGAACAACCTGAACGCGAATTTCCTCTCGCAGTACCAGGTAGTCCTCTTCCTGGATGACCTGCCTTCCGGCGCCGCACAACGTGCCGCCTTCCAGCAGTACATGCAGAACGGTGGCGCATGGATGGGCTTTCACGTCTGCGCTTTCACCACCAGCGCCTCCGGCTGGAGCTGGTACCACAACACCTTCCTGGGCAGTGGTAATTTCCGCAACAACACCTGGGGCCCTACCTCCGCTACCCTTAAAGTAGAAGACCGTACGCACGCCAGTACCCTGCGCCTGCCTGCCACCTTCACCTCCGCTGTCAGCGAATGGTATAGCTGGACCAACGACCTGCGCAACAACAGCAACATCAGGATCCTCGCATCCGTAGATCCTGTGAGCTTCCCGCTGGGTACCGATCCGAACCAGTCCTGGACAAGCGGTTATTACCCGATCATGTGGACCAACAACAACTTCAAAATGCTGTACGCCAACTTCGGTCACAACGACATGAACTACAGCAACAACACCCCGAAGTCATCCACTTTCGCCAGTGAAATCCAGAACAGATTTATCATCGACGGATTACTCTGGCTCGGTGGTGTTACACCTGGTGGCCCCGCTCCTGCCCTGCCAATCCCAGGCACCGTACAGGCAGAAAGTTTCACCGGCATGAGCGGTATCCAGACCGAAGCCACTACAGATGCCGGCGGCGGATTAAATGTTGGTTATACCGATGCGGGCGACTGGCTGGATTACAAAGTCAATGTACAGACTGCAGGTACCTACAATGTTCAGTTCAGAGTAGCCAGCGAAACAGCCGGCGGTACAATAGAACTGAGAAAAGATGGCGCCATATTGTCTACCGCTGCTGTGCCTGTTACCGGCGCATGGCAGACATGGACCACTGTCAGCACAACCGCTACATTAGCAGCCGGCGAACAAACCCTGCGTCTCCACATCGCCGCAGGTGGTTTCAATCTCAACTGGGTACAGTTCTCTACAACCAGCAACCCGGGCAACAACATTCCGGTTGGCCAGATCATCACACTCAGAGGTAGCAACAACCTTTATGTCAGCGGAGAAAATGGTACAAAAGCCATGACCTGCGAAAGAACGGCTCCACAAACCTGGGAGCAGTTCTCCGTATGGAATGCCGGTCCGGGCAAAGTAAACCTGCGCAGCATGGGCAAATATGTTTCTTCTGAAAACGGCCTGCAGGCAATCACCTGTAACCGCACCACCGCAGCTTCCTACGAGGCTTTCGACTGGATCTCCAATGCCGACGGTACCGTCTCCCTGAGAGGTAATAACGGTTTGTATGTTTCTTCGGAAAACGGTGCTGCCGCAATGACCTGTACACGGCCTACGATTGATGGTTGGGAGAAATTCAATTTCACGATCGTCGGACCAGCAACTGCCGCCGTTACACTCGCAGCTTCCAGACCGGAAGACACACAGAAAGATGCACAACTGAACGTCTATCCGAATCCATTCGGCAGTCAGCTGAATTATACCGTACCTGCAGCTTATGCTTCTCACGTAGCAACGATCTTTGATCTTAACGGTCGCCAGGTATTACGGTCTGTTGTAAAAGGTAAACAATCTGCCTGTTTCCTGAATACTTCCAACCTGCCACGTGGCTTCTATATTCTGGATATTTCCAGTGGTACCTATCACAAACGTTTTAAAATTCAGAAGGCAGAATAA
- the rpmI gene encoding 50S ribosomal protein L35: protein MPKVKTHSRAKKTFKVTGSGQIKRYNAFKSHLLTKKSNKRKRHLRGSTLVDSANLNLVKRMLALR, encoded by the coding sequence ATGCCCAAAGTAAAGACTCATTCCCGGGCGAAGAAGACCTTCAAGGTTACCGGGAGCGGACAGATTAAGAGGTATAATGCCTTCAAAAGTCACTTGCTGACTAAGAAGTCTAACAAGAGAAAACGCCACCTGAGAGGTAGCACCCTTGTAGATTCGGCTAACCTGAACCTGGTAAAAAGAATGCTTGCTCTCAGATAA
- the rplT gene encoding 50S ribosomal protein L20, with protein sequence MPRSVNAVASRARRKKILKQAKGFYGKRKNVYTVAKNVLEKGLTYSYVGRKLKKRNYRQLWIARINAAVRAEGITYSEFIHKLSVKNIGLNRKVLADLAMNEPETFKNLVASVK encoded by the coding sequence ATGCCTCGTTCAGTAAATGCTGTTGCTTCCAGGGCCCGCAGGAAGAAAATATTAAAGCAGGCCAAAGGCTTCTACGGTAAACGTAAAAATGTCTATACCGTAGCGAAAAACGTATTGGAGAAAGGTCTTACGTATAGCTACGTAGGTCGCAAACTCAAGAAAAGAAATTACCGTCAGCTGTGGATCGCTCGTATCAACGCTGCAGTTCGCGCTGAAGGAATCACTTATTCTGAGTTTATCCATAAATTGTCAGTTAAGAATATCGGCCTGAACAGGAAGGTATTAGCTGATCTGGCAATGAATGAACCAGAAACTTTCAAAAATCTGGTTGCTTCCGTTAAGTAA